The following coding sequences lie in one Armatimonadota bacterium genomic window:
- a CDS encoding antibiotic biosynthesis monooxygenase: MVGAVTVSRFEIPQGQEREYEQMLLSFGDEVSNDRGFIATSVWQEVDNPNRFLRLTAFKDFESLFKSYDEMVQSGFLETAVEKWGIAPDVKRIVPIEKKGAGVEHMRENPFVSVSIRAMEPGQGDPWVQKMKYNFAEIESLPGMQGWFIGRCDELDDEIVGIVGWASEEACRRTIPPHMHYPVTVYRRYR; encoded by the coding sequence ATGGTTGGCGCCGTGACTGTAAGCCGCTTTGAAATCCCGCAGGGGCAGGAGAGGGAATATGAACAGATGCTCCTTTCGTTTGGCGACGAGGTTTCGAACGATCGCGGGTTCATTGCGACGAGTGTCTGGCAAGAAGTGGATAACCCGAACCGGTTTTTGAGGCTGACCGCATTCAAAGATTTCGAGTCCCTTTTCAAGAGTTACGACGAGATGGTCCAAAGCGGATTCCTGGAAACTGCGGTCGAAAAATGGGGGATCGCCCCCGACGTCAAACGCATCGTGCCGATCGAAAAGAAGGGAGCTGGTGTCGAGCACATGCGAGAGAACCCGTTTGTGAGCGTGAGCATCCGGGCCATGGAACCTGGCCAAGGCGACCCCTGGGTTCAAAAGATGAAATACAACTTTGCCGAGATCGAATCGCTGCCCGGAATGCAGGGATGGTTCATCGGCCGTTGCGACGAGCTCGACGATGAGATCGTCGGCATTGTCGGTTGGGCGTCGGAGGAAGCTTGCCGCCGAACAATCCCGCCCCACATGCATTACCCCGTGACGGTTTACCGCCGGTACCGATGA
- a CDS encoding FHA domain-containing protein has product MAEDEGTPAQPGAGEGQPAGEALEQLGTPATGPDAAEAKRAAREAKRAELEKKNEERRLANEQRRVNRAAENEKRRLEREARLGSHGSPETAEPQQPRRLINIETDIEVPTPKGPDISQEDIEAIKSQNNVDDLNERIGEVQSQADALTGAGGTKRPRIDRGPRVREEQPADQPPSPFKDIEDHLKVRAEHYDEYEPILELVNELSDHGKARLSSAVIGADAELVDAVFRGLCQLASVAPQLYWRHSGMQTCLIVQTAAENRTVVLDDDKRVFTIGRPSAGAASPDIPVKEPFISRQHAQLTNLAEPGMPPEWRLEDTSSQHGVKLGGSPLSGAADWGYEVPVVLGYRHVADAQGRAAVHPVLTLRKDTKIISPEFIGRLKRDCDLLFLVVNGDYPTKNDHNALQWVSEEKTKGVVIVAVTSGRLDAEQQAIVLDDLRHDARIVRGTKQIRTLVECRIDGVHAIEGELQGFLEQFRTNMREAVLDDRIRDARKSLLNRIGKVCDSLRPGVETEVNLLRRKLDETEHRLLGTVASVTEAKSIFESVSTNIERDLDRAVNQFGDLSIVASLASNTDQYIDQLELVTFGKSPVTIKLVPPGNPHATALETHRAIMDLVILPQAQQKFGAELYNRVFGDTAGSPMAHETQVGFRWLYQKFQGLLSGLPKFESSQIKLANYEDKILGVRGEINAALTDRYVTASVSTEERMENMFTYLLTKTRYSMTFFFSMFSIGALIFGASRSKLLAATRETIKQSVDKGAPGMGDYALVLIALIAIPLVLYYNFKAFKIKQRDVIHEESEKIRDNIKKHYQGIVKRVIADCEQVFDNHIDSVKRHTKSQLDGLSVARGLGGEDSLIKKDSELAQIRDEINLKVEELDAFNREREWVAKAMDNPTPSPLVPVDTPRKSFRPQVR; this is encoded by the coding sequence ATGGCTGAAGACGAGGGAACGCCGGCACAACCCGGGGCAGGTGAGGGGCAACCCGCAGGGGAAGCCCTGGAACAACTTGGGACGCCTGCGACCGGGCCAGATGCGGCCGAGGCCAAGCGGGCCGCCAGGGAAGCCAAGAGGGCCGAACTTGAAAAAAAGAATGAAGAACGGCGGTTGGCCAATGAACAAAGGCGGGTTAATCGGGCCGCTGAGAACGAAAAGAGGCGCCTGGAAAGGGAAGCGCGCCTTGGTTCCCACGGAAGCCCGGAAACTGCTGAACCGCAACAGCCCCGGAGGCTGATCAATATTGAAACAGACATTGAAGTTCCGACTCCGAAGGGCCCCGATATTTCCCAAGAGGATATTGAGGCAATCAAGTCCCAAAACAATGTGGACGACTTGAACGAGAGGATTGGAGAAGTTCAGTCCCAAGCCGATGCGCTGACCGGCGCGGGGGGGACAAAGCGCCCGAGAATTGACCGCGGGCCAAGAGTCAGAGAAGAGCAACCAGCTGATCAGCCACCGAGCCCCTTCAAAGATATCGAAGATCACCTCAAAGTCCGGGCTGAGCATTACGACGAGTACGAGCCGATCCTGGAACTCGTCAACGAGCTTTCTGACCATGGCAAAGCCCGGCTTTCGTCGGCGGTGATCGGCGCAGACGCCGAGTTGGTCGATGCGGTTTTCCGGGGGCTGTGCCAGCTCGCCTCGGTTGCCCCCCAACTTTATTGGCGACACAGCGGCATGCAGACCTGCCTGATCGTGCAGACGGCGGCGGAGAACCGGACGGTTGTTCTTGATGACGACAAGCGCGTGTTCACCATCGGCCGCCCTTCTGCTGGCGCTGCTTCCCCGGATATCCCGGTGAAGGAGCCGTTCATCTCGCGGCAACACGCCCAACTGACCAATTTGGCCGAGCCCGGAATGCCTCCCGAGTGGCGTTTGGAAGACACCAGCAGCCAACACGGGGTGAAGCTTGGCGGCTCACCGCTTTCTGGGGCAGCCGATTGGGGTTATGAGGTGCCGGTTGTTTTGGGATACCGGCATGTCGCCGACGCCCAAGGGCGGGCGGCCGTCCACCCGGTTTTAACCCTCCGCAAAGACACGAAGATCATTTCTCCGGAATTCATCGGCCGGCTCAAGCGGGATTGCGATTTGCTGTTCCTGGTTGTGAACGGCGACTACCCGACCAAGAACGACCACAATGCCTTGCAGTGGGTGAGCGAGGAAAAAACGAAGGGCGTGGTAATCGTTGCTGTGACATCGGGGCGGCTCGATGCCGAACAACAAGCCATCGTTTTAGACGATTTGCGCCACGATGCGCGGATTGTCCGCGGCACCAAGCAGATCCGAACCTTGGTTGAGTGCCGGATTGACGGCGTCCATGCCATCGAAGGTGAATTGCAAGGGTTTTTGGAACAGTTCCGCACCAATATGCGTGAGGCAGTTTTGGATGACCGGATCCGGGACGCCCGCAAGTCGCTGCTCAACCGGATCGGCAAGGTTTGCGATAGTCTGAGGCCGGGCGTGGAAACGGAAGTCAACCTGCTTCGCCGCAAACTCGACGAAACCGAGCACCGGCTTTTGGGAACCGTGGCCAGCGTGACCGAAGCCAAGAGCATTTTTGAATCGGTTTCCACAAACATCGAGCGCGACCTGGACCGGGCCGTGAACCAATTTGGCGACCTCTCGATTGTCGCAAGCCTGGCCTCCAACACGGACCAATACATCGACCAACTGGAACTGGTGACTTTCGGAAAATCTCCCGTTACCATCAAGCTGGTGCCGCCGGGCAACCCCCATGCCACCGCGTTGGAGACCCACCGGGCGATCATGGATTTGGTGATCTTGCCCCAAGCCCAGCAAAAGTTTGGAGCAGAACTTTACAACCGCGTGTTTGGCGACACCGCCGGATCGCCGATGGCCCACGAAACCCAGGTCGGGTTCCGATGGCTCTACCAAAAATTCCAAGGTCTGCTTTCCGGTCTGCCCAAGTTCGAATCAAGCCAAATCAAGCTGGCGAACTACGAAGACAAGATCCTTGGCGTCCGTGGAGAGATCAACGCCGCGCTCACCGACCGCTACGTGACCGCATCGGTTTCTACCGAAGAGCGGATGGAGAACATGTTCACATACCTGTTGACAAAGACACGGTATTCGATGACCTTCTTCTTCTCTATGTTCTCGATTGGCGCCCTGATCTTTGGCGCCTCAAGGAGCAAACTGCTGGCAGCGACCCGGGAGACGATCAAGCAAAGCGTCGACAAGGGCGCCCCGGGGATGGGAGACTATGCCTTGGTCCTCATCGCCCTCATCGCGATCCCGCTTGTGCTTTATTACAATTTCAAAGCGTTCAAGATCAAGCAGCGCGATGTCATCCATGAGGAAAGCGAGAAGATTCGGGATAACATCAAAAAGCATTACCAGGGCATTGTCAAGCGGGTCATCGCCGATTGCGAGCAAGTGTTCGACAACCATATCGATTCGGTAAAGCGACACACCAAGAGCCAGTTGGATGGACTTTCAGTCGCCCGGGGGTTGGGTGGCGAGGATTCGCTCATCAAAAAGGATTCGGAACTTGCCCAAATTCGGGATGAGATCAACTTGAAAGTTGAGGAGTTAGATGCCTTCAACCGGGAGAGGGAATGGGTGGCCAAAGCGATGGACAACCCCACGCCCTCCCCGCTGGTTCCCGTGGATACTCCACGGAAATCGTTCCGGCCACAAGTCAGATGA
- a CDS encoding serine/threonine-protein phosphatase, which produces MSGNSPFGRSYAFGSAVSQGNSAKVLMDACGGYVNAQGAVAVVADGMGGYAGGEVASRIAVDTVLNHYLDAGFEQAPLGIRSVIEQINYRIRDRQQANPEFDRMGTTVVIAVACGEDLVVGHVGDSRAGLYRGDYMMRLTKDHLSVVEREGADDAGVKSDPVFGSRANVLSRFLGGEPVEPDIRVERLLPGDRIVLASDGITEYVGELEINRVVQTMEPDVAAQEIVRLAVANRSHDHCSAAVLRLN; this is translated from the coding sequence ATGTCTGGGAATTCTCCCTTCGGCCGAAGCTACGCTTTCGGTTCAGCGGTTTCACAAGGCAACTCGGCCAAGGTGTTGATGGATGCCTGTGGGGGATATGTCAATGCCCAGGGGGCCGTTGCGGTAGTTGCCGATGGCATGGGCGGATACGCCGGGGGCGAAGTAGCAAGCCGCATTGCGGTCGACACGGTTTTGAATCACTATTTGGATGCTGGATTCGAACAAGCGCCTCTTGGGATCCGCTCGGTCATCGAACAAATCAATTACCGCATCCGGGATCGTCAGCAAGCCAACCCGGAGTTTGATCGGATGGGGACCACCGTCGTCATCGCCGTTGCCTGCGGGGAAGACCTGGTCGTCGGCCATGTTGGAGACTCGCGCGCAGGGTTATATCGCGGCGATTACATGATGCGTTTGACCAAAGACCACCTGTCGGTCGTTGAGCGCGAAGGCGCCGACGACGCTGGCGTCAAAAGTGATCCCGTTTTTGGCAGCCGGGCCAATGTCCTCTCCCGGTTTTTGGGGGGAGAACCCGTAGAACCGGATATCCGGGTCGAACGGCTTCTCCCGGGTGACCGCATCGTTTTGGCTTCAGATGGCATCACAGAATATGTGGGCGAACTAGAAATCAACCGGGTTGTCCAAACCATGGAGCCCGATGTTGCGGCCCAAGAAATCGTCCGGCTTGCGGTAGCCAACCGCAGCCATGACCACTGCTCCGCAGCTGTCCTGCGGCTCAATTGA
- a CDS encoding protein kinase codes for MDINSTTLLFGLIGAVVLLALGAIVWSFFGNKNLGSKAAAISVAPIPTSISDLSGKMDPRSQGIIPLSSDQCPNLQHPHGATRLTFTENLVGKPFPGLKRAVDYDLTPLVGDIGSRTHALIWFDNGKWYIKDLDSKNGTFVNERRLDPNVPLLLRHQDRISFTLKHEVSFLDTNSREDLPMVMDCEVVKLIAKGGMAAVYEGRRGGQTVALKIPIDYGEGREQANKRIENEFEVLRSLRSDRAPRAVAISRTGDDRGVLVMEYIDGGTVKGLWQEVGDRPKLRDACALCLSAAQALEELHRIGRVHCDVKPDNLMYRNRFTRGVKAPMTYAEAAETLTLIDFGITMEQLTSIKNPFGSANYQSPEHISHRQLTFKSDVYSLGCVFYEWLTGQRMFPNAASVAEIHAGHLNVSPEPVARVLSKVGEQVDPELDDLVSRMLSKSPTVRPEMAEVCETLGRVGGRVRR; via the coding sequence ATGGATATCAATTCGACTACCCTTTTATTCGGCCTGATCGGCGCGGTTGTTTTGCTAGCGCTCGGGGCGATTGTCTGGTCATTTTTTGGGAACAAGAACTTGGGTTCCAAAGCGGCGGCCATAAGTGTCGCGCCAATACCAACCTCGATCAGCGACCTTTCGGGAAAGATGGATCCCCGGTCACAGGGCATCATCCCCCTCAGCTCGGATCAATGCCCCAACTTGCAACACCCCCACGGGGCGACCCGGTTGACCTTCACAGAAAACCTGGTTGGGAAGCCTTTCCCGGGTCTCAAGCGGGCGGTGGATTACGATTTGACGCCGCTTGTCGGGGATATCGGGTCGCGCACGCATGCGTTGATCTGGTTCGACAACGGCAAGTGGTACATCAAAGACCTCGATTCAAAAAACGGAACGTTCGTCAATGAGCGCCGGTTGGATCCCAACGTCCCCTTGCTGCTGCGGCACCAAGACCGGATCTCGTTCACGTTGAAGCATGAGGTGTCGTTCCTGGACACCAACTCGCGCGAGGATTTGCCGATGGTCATGGATTGCGAAGTGGTCAAGTTGATCGCCAAGGGCGGCATGGCGGCGGTTTACGAAGGCCGCCGCGGCGGGCAGACCGTGGCCCTGAAGATCCCGATCGATTATGGGGAAGGCCGGGAGCAGGCCAACAAGCGCATCGAAAACGAGTTTGAGGTTTTGCGTTCATTGCGCAGCGATCGGGCCCCGAGGGCGGTGGCGATATCCCGGACGGGAGATGACCGCGGCGTATTGGTGATGGAATACATCGACGGTGGCACGGTCAAAGGGCTGTGGCAAGAAGTCGGGGATCGGCCAAAGCTCCGCGACGCTTGCGCCCTGTGTCTCTCGGCGGCCCAGGCGTTGGAAGAGCTCCACCGGATCGGCCGGGTGCATTGCGATGTCAAGCCCGACAACTTGATGTACCGGAACCGGTTCACCCGGGGGGTGAAGGCACCGATGACTTACGCCGAGGCCGCTGAAACCTTGACCCTGATTGACTTTGGAATCACGATGGAGCAATTGACATCGATCAAGAACCCGTTCGGGTCGGCGAACTACCAATCCCCCGAGCACATCAGCCACCGCCAACTGACGTTCAAATCCGATGTTTATTCGCTCGGCTGCGTTTTTTATGAATGGCTCACGGGTCAGCGGATGTTTCCGAATGCCGCCTCGGTGGCCGAAATCCATGCGGGCCACTTGAATGTTTCGCCAGAGCCGGTGGCCCGCGTTTTGAGCAAGGTCGGGGAGCAGGTTGATCCCGAGTTGGATGACCTCGTGAGCCGCATGCTGAGCAAATCCCCCACCGTCCGCCCAGAAATGGCGGAGGTCTGCGAAACCTTGGGCCGGGTCGGAGGCCGGGTGCGGCGGTGA
- a CDS encoding FHA domain-containing protein — protein MNKLATYISVLSLLALTACSENSSRIEFVSQPAVIKEGGQGSVRQYVRVFKDDAHTQPVKGLKADAFSVEVLGKKVKPSVYPSREEGAKVGVSVLLDLSGKEDQQGKSMIETVRQLKRSESIHFIALTAANGKSVDPVKLNAFVPAAEFQFKDPAFGVTQATRTLAGILIANNVSKESPANGKAVYATVAVVRTGGKDTGEKIINEKTGEPIKWPSTQPVIVLNYGTEDPALKQIASDSGGEYIQASGSVSADFDKVNEAVRRSVGDRYAVRFPISGADVVPPFKLSVTHDGGTDVAEIAPEKFTYQLATILAVALVALAISVLVIRRRGVGSRAPAPAVPMASPALNSMQFNDATVGDTTVGGMQRGSGPITAPPIHPGAVAARAGDATMGETGFQMGGGHSGYVAGSFRDNDSTIGGPTMGVNNLYGGSNAGDVTTGEDTMGNLFVPTHRSAVLRVVSGGAAGREVALRNDTEIGRSDGFLFQDGFLGLPGDGKISRLHARIRLINGGRVEIEHRSNTNRTYVNGQTIDDREVLQVGDKIRMGDTVLEVIGIDHGDATF, from the coding sequence ATGAATAAGCTGGCTACGTACATTTCAGTTTTGTCGTTGTTGGCCCTCACTGCCTGTTCTGAGAATTCGAGCCGCATCGAATTTGTCTCGCAACCGGCTGTGATCAAGGAGGGCGGGCAAGGATCGGTCCGGCAATATGTAAGGGTCTTCAAAGACGACGCCCACACGCAACCGGTAAAAGGGTTGAAGGCCGACGCCTTTTCTGTCGAGGTATTGGGCAAAAAGGTTAAACCCTCTGTCTATCCATCGAGGGAAGAAGGCGCGAAAGTTGGGGTTTCTGTGCTCCTCGACCTTTCGGGGAAAGAAGACCAACAAGGCAAATCAATGATCGAAACCGTCCGGCAACTCAAGCGGTCGGAATCAATCCATTTCATTGCGCTGACGGCGGCCAACGGCAAGTCTGTAGATCCCGTGAAGCTCAACGCGTTCGTACCTGCAGCCGAATTCCAATTCAAAGACCCTGCATTCGGCGTCACCCAGGCGACTCGCACATTGGCCGGGATCCTGATTGCGAACAATGTGTCCAAAGAATCGCCTGCCAATGGCAAAGCGGTTTATGCGACGGTTGCCGTCGTGCGGACCGGCGGGAAAGACACGGGTGAGAAGATCATCAACGAAAAGACCGGAGAGCCGATCAAGTGGCCTTCCACCCAGCCGGTGATTGTTTTGAATTACGGGACGGAGGATCCGGCCTTAAAGCAGATCGCCTCCGACAGTGGTGGCGAATACATCCAGGCGTCCGGTTCGGTGAGCGCCGACTTTGACAAAGTGAACGAAGCCGTCCGACGTTCGGTAGGCGACCGTTATGCCGTCCGGTTCCCAATTTCGGGTGCCGATGTGGTTCCCCCTTTCAAACTGAGTGTCACCCACGACGGCGGAACTGATGTGGCCGAGATCGCCCCCGAGAAGTTCACGTACCAGTTGGCCACGATTTTGGCGGTGGCCTTGGTTGCCCTGGCGATTTCCGTGTTGGTGATCCGCCGCCGCGGCGTCGGTTCGCGGGCGCCAGCGCCAGCGGTTCCGATGGCCAGTCCAGCTTTGAATTCCATGCAATTCAACGATGCGACGGTCGGCGATACCACGGTCGGCGGCATGCAACGGGGATCTGGCCCCATCACGGCCCCCCCGATCCACCCTGGGGCAGTGGCGGCAAGGGCCGGGGATGCGACGATGGGCGAAACCGGTTTCCAGATGGGCGGGGGGCACTCCGGATATGTTGCGGGATCATTCCGGGATAACGATTCGACGATCGGCGGGCCGACCATGGGGGTCAACAACCTGTATGGCGGATCCAACGCGGGCGACGTCACAACCGGGGAAGACACGATGGGAAACCTGTTCGTCCCAACCCACCGGTCGGCGGTCTTGCGGGTTGTCAGCGGCGGGGCCGCGGGCCGGGAAGTAGCCCTGCGCAACGACACTGAAATCGGCCGCAGCGACGGCTTTTTGTTCCAGGACGGGTTTTTGGGCTTGCCGGGCGACGGCAAGATCTCCCGGCTCCACGCCCGAATCCGGCTCATCAACGGTGGTCGGGTCGAAATTGAACACCGGAGCAACACCAACCGGACCTATGTGAACGGGCAGACCATTGACGACCGGGAGGTTTTGCAAGTGGGGGACAAAATCCGCATGGGGGACACTGTTTTGGAAGTGATCGGCATTGACCACGGAGATGCGACGTTCTGA
- the gcvPA gene encoding aminomethyl-transferring glycine dehydrogenase subunit GcvPA, whose protein sequence is MPYIPHTEKDVEEMLATIGVESIDDLFQDIPENLKLKGELNLPSKLDEHALLGRLQALSEQNTDLSRVVCFLGAGIYDRFIPATVGAVISRGEFLTAYTPYQPEASQGYLQTIYEFQSMVAELYGMDLANASMYDGATSMAEAAIMATGVKNRGRVACARAVHPNYRKVLGTYTWSMDVAVDELPDDNGATSDYSKLTEDHAALIVQYPNFYGVIEDLAAARAAADRVGALLIVVADPTACAILPPPGDFGADIVVGEGQPLGIPMGYGGPLLGLFACKEEFVRLIPGRIVGRTSDAQGREGFTMTLRTREQDIRREKATSNICTNEALMALASTVYMAALGKNGMRQVAETTIRNTQYAIQQLTQTGAKMRFGGKVFGEFVLELPKSAESVRDGLLQRGILAGLPLGPYDPTLENCLLVAVTEIRTKDQIDDYANKLRAELSH, encoded by the coding sequence ATGCCCTATATCCCCCACACAGAAAAAGACGTCGAGGAAATGCTCGCCACCATCGGGGTTGAGTCGATCGACGACCTGTTCCAAGACATCCCTGAAAACCTCAAACTCAAAGGGGAGCTGAACCTGCCGTCCAAACTCGACGAGCATGCCCTGCTCGGCCGGCTGCAAGCCCTCAGCGAACAGAACACCGACCTCAGCCGGGTGGTCTGCTTCCTTGGTGCCGGGATATACGACCGGTTCATCCCCGCCACCGTCGGAGCCGTTATCAGCCGGGGTGAATTCTTGACGGCCTACACCCCTTATCAACCAGAAGCCAGCCAGGGTTACCTGCAAACCATCTACGAATTCCAAAGCATGGTCGCCGAACTCTATGGCATGGATTTGGCCAATGCCAGCATGTACGATGGGGCGACGAGCATGGCAGAGGCCGCCATCATGGCCACCGGGGTCAAAAACCGGGGTCGGGTCGCCTGCGCCCGGGCTGTCCACCCCAATTACCGCAAAGTCCTCGGAACCTACACCTGGTCGATGGATGTCGCGGTGGATGAACTCCCCGACGACAACGGCGCCACGTCCGACTACAGCAAACTAACGGAGGATCATGCGGCCCTCATCGTCCAGTACCCCAACTTCTATGGGGTGATCGAAGACCTCGCCGCTGCCCGGGCCGCCGCCGACCGCGTCGGGGCCCTGCTCATCGTTGTCGCCGACCCAACCGCCTGCGCCATCTTGCCGCCCCCGGGGGATTTTGGGGCCGACATCGTGGTGGGCGAAGGCCAGCCCCTTGGGATCCCAATGGGGTACGGCGGCCCACTGCTCGGCTTGTTCGCCTGCAAAGAGGAATTTGTCCGATTGATCCCCGGCAGGATCGTGGGACGAACCTCCGATGCCCAGGGCCGAGAAGGGTTCACCATGACCCTGCGGACCCGAGAACAGGACATCCGCCGGGAAAAGGCCACATCCAACATCTGCACCAACGAGGCCCTGATGGCCTTGGCAAGCACCGTTTACATGGCCGCCCTCGGCAAAAACGGAATGCGGCAAGTCGCCGAAACCACGATCCGCAATACGCAATATGCGATCCAGCAACTCACCCAAACCGGGGCAAAGATGCGGTTTGGGGGCAAGGTCTTTGGCGAATTCGTCCTGGAACTTCCCAAATCGGCCGAATCCGTCCGCGACGGCCTTTTGCAACGGGGCATCCTCGCCGGATTGCCGCTTGGTCCCTACGACCCAACCCTAGAAAACTGCCTCCTCGTCGCCGTTACCGAGATCCGGACGAAAGACCAGATCGACGACTACGCCAACAAACTCCGTGCGGAGTTGAGCCACTGA
- the gcvPB gene encoding aminomethyl-transferring glycine dehydrogenase subunit GcvPB, protein MPNLRTKAVRIPKLIFEKSVAGRVGANLPKATTPKTDLTSAVGKTRESLNLPEVGELEVMRHFVNLSQLNYGIETGFYPLGSCTMKYNPRINEATASLPGFRSLHPLQPDYSVPGALEVLASVYDILRELTGFDDITMQPVAGAHGEMTCLMLIKAYHDSRGEGAKRKVVLVPDSAHGTNPASAARCGYTVKTIPTGEDGDCDLEALAKACDDTVAAFMVTNPSTLALFERNIEKICELVHTAGGQVFCDGANMNAMVGTTRPGDHGFDCMHLNLHKTFSTPHGGGGPGCGAIGLKSHLEPFLPGPVLKRVNGKPVLDGDRPQSIGRVSTFYGQFLMAVRALTYLLAYGKEEIAGISRYSVLNANYVRARLKDVLPPAHDRFCMHECVLTAKKYKQNGVRALDISKRLIDYGFHPPTNYFPLIVPECLMIEPTETESKQTLDDFCDTMIKICQEAESNPELLHDAPSNQVVGRLDEAKAVKLLDVRWRPGRTAESVP, encoded by the coding sequence ATGCCAAACCTGCGAACCAAAGCCGTCCGCATCCCCAAATTGATCTTTGAAAAGTCCGTTGCCGGACGTGTCGGCGCCAACCTGCCAAAGGCCACGACCCCGAAAACCGATCTGACATCGGCCGTCGGCAAGACCAGGGAGTCACTCAACCTCCCCGAAGTCGGGGAATTGGAAGTGATGCGCCATTTCGTCAACTTGAGCCAACTCAACTACGGGATCGAGACCGGCTTTTACCCCCTCGGCAGCTGCACCATGAAATACAATCCGCGGATCAACGAGGCCACCGCCTCGCTGCCCGGGTTCCGCAGCCTGCACCCGCTCCAACCCGACTACTCGGTGCCGGGAGCCCTGGAAGTCCTGGCTTCGGTCTATGACATCTTGCGGGAATTGACCGGATTCGACGACATCACCATGCAGCCGGTCGCCGGTGCCCACGGAGAGATGACATGCCTGATGTTGATCAAGGCCTACCATGATTCTCGCGGGGAAGGCGCCAAACGCAAAGTCGTGCTCGTCCCGGACAGCGCCCATGGCACCAACCCGGCCAGCGCGGCACGGTGCGGCTACACCGTGAAAACAATTCCTACCGGCGAAGACGGCGATTGCGACCTGGAAGCCCTGGCCAAAGCATGCGACGACACCGTCGCCGCGTTCATGGTCACCAATCCCAGCACCTTGGCCTTGTTTGAGCGGAACATTGAAAAGATCTGCGAACTCGTGCACACCGCTGGCGGCCAAGTCTTTTGCGACGGGGCCAACATGAACGCCATGGTGGGTACGACCCGTCCGGGAGACCACGGGTTCGATTGCATGCACCTCAACCTGCACAAGACATTTAGCACACCCCACGGGGGCGGAGGGCCTGGGTGTGGGGCGATTGGGCTCAAAAGCCATTTGGAACCGTTCTTGCCGGGCCCAGTGCTCAAGCGCGTCAACGGCAAACCGGTCTTGGATGGCGACCGACCCCAATCCATCGGCCGCGTCAGCACGTTTTATGGCCAATTCCTAATGGCCGTCCGGGCCCTCACCTACCTCCTCGCCTATGGAAAAGAGGAGATCGCCGGAATCAGCCGGTACAGCGTGCTCAACGCCAACTACGTCCGCGCCCGGCTCAAAGACGTGTTGCCCCCCGCCCACGACCGGTTCTGCATGCATGAATGTGTCCTAACCGCGAAAAAGTACAAGCAAAACGGGGTGCGGGCGCTCGACATCAGCAAGCGGTTGATCGACTATGGGTTCCACCCGCCAACAAACTACTTCCCGCTCATTGTGCCGGAATGCCTGATGATCGAACCGACGGAAACCGAGTCAAAACAGACCTTGGACGACTTCTGCGACACCATGATCAAGATCTGCCAAGAAGCGGAGAGCAACCCAGAACTCCTGCACGATGCCCCCAGCAACCAGGTGGTCGGGAGGCTGGACGAGGCAAAGGCGGTCAAGTTGTTGGATGTTCGGTGGCGTCCAGGCCGGACGGCGGAATCGGTTCCATAA